The Campylobacter curvus genome includes the window TTGCAAAAATTTATGAGTGCATAAGAGGGCTAAATTTAAAAGAGCTCAAAGAATTTTTGCCGGTAGATATCTATCGTGGGGCCGGACTGGAAAATTCTGCCAGCGTGAGCCTTAAATTCACATTTCAGGATATGGACAAGACCCTTGAAGACGAAGAGGTCGGCGTCTTGATGGATAAAATTTTAAGCGAGCTCAAGACGAAGCTAAATATCGGTATCAGATGAAAGTTCGTATACTAAACGAGCCTATAAACGCCGAGCTCTCGCGCATAGCCGCCGATAAATCGATCTCTCATAGATGTGCGATATTTTCACTACTTAGCAATAAACCATCGCACGTTAGAAACTATCTAAAAGCCGGCGATACGCTAAATACGCTAGACATCGTGAAGGCTTTAGGCGCGCAGATCCAGGAGAGGGGCGAGGAGCTCATCATCACCCCGCCGGAGAAAATCCTTGAGCCTGACGTAGTTTTGGAATGCGGGAATTCCGGCACTGCGATGCGCCTTTTTATGGGGCTTTTAGCGGCTCAAGAGGGCTTTTTCGTTTTAAGCGGAGACAAATATCTAAATCGTCGCCCGATGGCGCGCGTGGCTAAGCCGCTAGTGGCGGTCGGAGCCAAGATAGACGGCGCAAACGAGGCAAATACCGCACCTCTTTGCATACGCGGCAAAAAGCTAGAGCGTTTTAAATATGATAGCCCGGTGGCCTCCGCGCAGGTAAAAAGCGCACTTTTGCTCGCTGCACTTTATTCAAATGGCTGCGAATTTTCAGAGCCAGAGCTTAGTCGCGATCACACGGAGCGTATGCTAAGAGGCATGGGCGCAAAGATAAAGACGCAAGGCGCCAGTATAGCTCTTGAGCCTATGGATGCGCCGCTAGCGCCACTTGATATAGACGTACCAAACGATCCCAGCTCTGCATTTTTCTTTGCCGTCGCCGCATGCATCATACCAAATTCTCATATCGTGCTAAGAAATGTGCTTTTAAACGAAACGCGCATCGAGGCATATAAAATTTTACAAAAAATGGGCGCGGGCATAAAATTCAAAGAGATATCCGGCAAATACGAAAGTATCGGCGATATCGAAATAAGATACGCCGCGCTGAATGCCGTAGAGGTGAGCGAAAATATATCTTGGCTCATCGATGAGGCGCCCGCACTCGCCATTGCTTTTGCAAACGCAAAGGGCACCAGCGTGCTAAAAAACGCAAAGGAGCTTCGTGTCAAAGAGTGCGATCGCATCGCCGTAACGGTAGCCGGACTTAAAAAATGCGGCGTAACGGCGCGAGAACTTGAAGACGGCTTTGAAGTGAGCGGCTGCGATGCTAGCTGCGCTATCATCGACAGTCACGGCGATCATCGTATAGCGATGAGCTTTGCGGTGCTGGGACTAAAATGCGGGATGATAATCGAAAAAAGTGAATTTATCGCGACATCGTTTCCAAATTTTATCTCGATACTTCGAAAAATAGGTGCTAGCGTTGAAGATTGAGCTTGCTAGTAGCTACGGCTTTTGCTTTGGGGTAAAGCGCGCCATAAAGATAGCCGAAAATGCAGGCGATGCCGCTACTATCGGACCTCTCATACATAATAACGAAGAGATAAACCGCCTAGCTACGAATTTCAATGTCAAGACTCTCAACGGCATAAATGAGCTAAAGGACGAGAAAAAGGCCATCATACGCACTCACGGCATCACGAAAAGCGATCTGGCCGAGCTTAAAAAGACCGATATCAAAGTCATAGACGCCACTTGCCCGTTCGTGACCAAGCCGCAGCAAATTTGTGAGGATATGAGCAATGCGGGATACGATGTCGTGATATTTGGCGATGAAAATCATCCCGAGGTCAAAGGCGTGAAGTCCTATGCCAGCGGAAAGGTTTATGTCGTGCTTGATGAGAGCGAACTTGAGGGAGTGAAATTCAGACAAAAAGTAGCACTCGTCAGTCAAACGACTCGTAAAGTCGAAAAATTTATACAAATAGCGAACTACTTGATGTTACGCGTAAAAGAGGTGCGAGTTTTCAATACTATCTGCAACGCGACCTTTGAGAACCAGGAGGCGGTCAAAAATTTAGCCAAAAGAGCCGATGTGATGATAGTCATCGGTGGTAAAAATAGCTCTAATACAAAGCAGCTTTATCTGATATCTAAAAATTTCTGCGAGGACAGCTACCTGATAGAGAGCGAACACGAAGTCGAGAAAAGCTGGTTTGAGGGCAAGAATTTATGTGGTATAAGTGCGGGAGCGAGCACGCCTGACTGGATCATACAAAAAGTCGTCGACGTGATAGAGAAATTTTAAAATTCAACCTCAAATAAGCGAGTTTTAAATATAATAAAATACTTTGCCCTAGGCAAGAAAAAACACAAAAGGATCAAGATGGCTGTGAACAAGAGCGTTCAACTAAGCAAAGCAAAAGACGAGGATATCGAAGATATCGATTTTGCTGCAATGTTAGAGGAGTCTTTCAAAAAGACTGAAGAGGATAGCGACGGTGTGATCGTCGATATCAAAGGTGACGAGGTTTTGGTAAACGTCGGTAAAAAATCAGAGGGGATTTTAAATATTTCCGAGATAACCGACGCAAATGGCGACTTGATGTATAAGGTTGGCGATACTATCAAGGTAGCGATAACCGGATCAAGGGGCGGAAGGCCTATCGTTTCACATAAAAAAGCGCTTAAGAAAGAGAAAGTCAAGGCCTTTATCGAGGCTTACGATCCTGAAAATTCTGGTGAGATAGACGTTAAGATCGTCAATAAAAATAAAGGCGGATTCGTCGCCCAAGATGCAAACGGAGTAGAATTCTTCCTGCCTAAAACTCAAAGTGGGTTTAAAAATGCAAACGACGTAGTCGGCAAATCTTACAAAGTAAGAGTGATAAAAGTCGATAAAGACGAAAACAGCATCGTCGTATCACGTAAGAAAATTTTAGACGATGACCGTAAGAAGCGCAAAGAGGCATTAGCAAATATCGTCGATAACGCTGATGTGATAGAGGGAACTATCAAAAAGATCACGACTTATGGTATGTTTGTCGATGTGGGCGGTGTTGACGGACTCGTTCATTACAGCGAGATAAGCTACAAAGGACCGGTAAATCCAAGCTCTCTTTACAACGAAGGCGATAAAGTCTTGGTAAAAGTTATCAGCTACGATAATGAAAAACGCCATCTGTCTTTATCTATCAAGGCAGCGATGCCTGATCCTTGGGAAGAGATATTAAGCGACGGCCTGGAAGTAGGAGACACTATAAAAGTTATCGTAAGTAACATCGAGCCTTACGGAGCTTTCGTCGATCTAGGCAACGATATAGAGGGATTTTTACACATATCTGAAATTTCATGGGATAAAAATATTAAAAACCCAAAAGATCACATCAGCGAAGGTCAAGAGATCGATGTCGAGGTCATCGAGATCGACGCAAAGGGACATCGCCTAAGAGTGAGCCTTAAAAATTTACTTCCAAAGCCGTTTGACGAATTTAAGGCTAAATTTAAAGAGGGCGATGTAGTAAAAGGCGTAGTCACCACAGTCACGAATTTTGGTGCATTCATCCGTATCGACTGCGTAGAAGGCTTGCTCCATAACGAAGACGCCTCTTGGGATAGAAACGACAAATGTAAAGATATGTTCAAACCAGGCGACGAGGTCGAGGTCAAGATCATCAAGATAGACAACGCCGAGCAGAAAATTTCGCTTAGCCTCAAGGATCTAAAACAAAGTCCGGTTCAAGAATTTGCCAATAAATTCAACGTAGGCGACATCGTAAAAGGCACTATCCGCGATATCAAAGACTTTGGCGTATTCGTCGAGCTTGGCGATAATGTCGATGCGCTCATCCGCAAAGAAGACCTTGGCAGCGTTGATGCCCAGAGCCTAAAAATAGGCGACGAGATAGAGGCGGCGATAGCCTTTATCGATGAGAAGAAAAACAGAATTCGTCTAAGTATCCGCCGCTTGGCTAAACAAAAAGAGCGCGAAGTACTAAACGAGATAAACGATAACGACAAGGTTACGCTTGGCGATATCATCAAGGAACAATTGCAGTAATAAATGGGTAGACATGCTCTTTTGGCCGTCGTTATCCTTTTGCTTGTAACTCTTGGAGCGGTAGGGATTTTTTTGTTTAGATATGCAAATTTAAATTCCGACCCGGCTTCTAGAGTCGTTTTTAAAAACGAACAAAATTTTACCGATAATAAAAAAGAAAAAAGTAGCTGGATGAGCGAGCTGGCTGCTGTCGGCAAGAAAGACTACGTCTTGCCGGTAAATGAAATTTTTATCGAGTATAATCAGCCTAAAATCGAAAAACCAAAGATCACCGCCTATGAGCTCTTGATAGACAAAAACGATATTTATTCGATGTTTTGTCTCATGCAGACGCTAAAAAGCACCGATGTCGATTTTACGGTCGTAAAAGACGGCACAAAGAGCCAAATTTTCCTAAATACGGAGGACTCGAAACTGCTTCAAAATATAATATTGCAGCTTCGAGTTTATGATATTCACTCAAGTGTAAGAGAGGTAAAACTATGAAAACCATCATCGTTTGCGATGCCATACACCCCGTTGGCTTCGAGCTACTTAAAAAAGAGGAAGATATTAAGATAATCGACGCCGTAAACGTTCCTAAAGATGAGCTTTTGAAAATCCTAGGCGAAGCCGATGTTGCTATAACCAGAAGCTCGACCGAGGTGAACGAAGCTTTTTTAAATGCCGGTAAAAAGCTAAAGGCTATCGTTAGAGCGGGAGTAGGCGTAGATAATGTCGATATAGACGGCTGTTCAAGACGCGGCATAATCGCTATGAACGTGCCTACGGCAAACACTATCGCTGCGGTTGAGCTTACGATGGCTCACATGCTGGCGGCTGCCAGATCGCTTGAATACGCACACAACGACCTGAAGCTGAACAGAATTTGGAAACGCGAAAAATGGTATGGGGTCGAGCTTTTTAACAAAACGCTAGGCATCATAGGCTTTGGAAACATCGGCTCTCGCGTCGCCGCACGCGCAAAGGCCTTTGGTATGAATATCGTTGCTTATGACCCATATATCGATCCCTCAAAGGTCATCGATATGGGCGGCACTTACACTAAAAATTTCGACGATATCTTAAAATGCGATTTTATCACTATTCATACGCCAAAGACTAAAGAGACGACAAATATGATAGGGCGCGACGAGATAGCCAAGATGAAAGACGGTGTGAGGTTGATAAACTGCGCTCGCGGCGGCCTTTATAACGAAGAGGCTCTTGAAGAGGCGCTAAAAAGCGGCAAAGTGGCTTTTGCCGGTATCGACGTTTTTACAAAAGAGCCTGCGACCAGTCACCCGCTACTTGAGCTTGATAATGTGAGTGTTACGCCGCATCTTGGAGCAAATACACTGGAGTCTCAGCGCAATATCGCGGTCGAAGCGGTCGAGCAAGCCATCAGCGCAGCGCGAGCCATCAGCTATCCAAACGCTCTAAATTTACCGATAAAAACGGAAGACCTACCGCCTTTTATCGAGCCTTATGTAGATCTAGTAAGCAAGATGGCCTTTTTGGGTGCGCAGATAAACAAAAAGGAGATCAAGGCCATTCGTATCGAGGCTGAGGGACAAATAGGCGAATTTGCAAATTCCATGCTCACTTTCGCACTCGTTGGAGTGCTCAAAGAGAGCCTTGGTGACGCGATAAACTATGTAAATGCTAAATTTATATGCGATGAAAAAGGCATAGCAAACGAAGCTATCATCGTTCCTCAAAGCGGATATAACAACAAAATTTCAGTCAAAATAACGACCGAAAGTGACGTGACGACGATAAGCGGCACGGTCTTTGGAGAGACCGAGCAACGAATAGTCGGTATAAACGGCTTTAAAACAGACTTCAAGCCAAAAGGAAAGATGATAATCTTTAAAAACCACGACGTGCCGGGTGTCATCGCGCAGATCAGTAAAATTTTGGCGGACGAGAAGATAAATATCGCAGATTTCCGCCTTGGCAGAGGCGATAATGGTATGGCGCTTGCTGTCATCTTGGTCGATGAAAACATCAGCAAAGAGACGCTTGCGAAACTAAATGCGCTTGATACGTGCGTTTGGGCGCAATACGCAGTTATTTAAAATTTAAATTTCGAAAGGAAAAACAATGGCTTATTCAATGGGCGATTTAAAAAAGGGCTTAAAGATAGAGATAGAGGGCGTTCCGTATAAGATCGTCGAATATCAGCACGTAAAACCGGGCAAGGGCGCGGCTTTCGTGCGTGCGAAGATCAAATCTTTCGTAGACGGCAAGGTGCTTGAAAAGACCTTCCACGCCGGCGACAAATGCGAGCAGCCGCATCTTGAAGAAAAAGAAATGCAGTATCTTTACGACGACGGCGAATTTTGCCAGTTCATGGATACGACTACTTACGAGCAAGTGGCGATCAGCGATGAGGACGTGGGTGATGTGAAAAAATGGATGATTGATGGCATGATGGTCGAGATTTTATTTCACAATGGTAAGGCGATCGGTGTTGAGGTGCCGCAGGTCGTGGAGCTAAAGATCGTCGAGACTCCGCCAAATTTCAAGGGCGATACGCAAGGCGGTAAAAAGCCTGCCACGCTTGAAAGCGGTGCGGTCGTGCAGATACCGTTTCACGTGCTAGAAGGCGAGGTCATCCGCGTAGATACCGTCCGTGGCGAATACATTGAGCGCGCGAACAAATAAGCGATTTGGCGGTCGTCGGATCGCCAAGCTTTAATGAAAGAAATTTTTGAAACTCTCATAAAGCAGACCGCTAAACCCCTGCTTAAAGAAAATGGCTTTACTAAAAAAGGTCTTAACTTTTTCAAAAAGCAAAACGAACTCATCTTCACCATAAATTTTCAAAAAAGTAGCACAAATTCGCCTTTTGAGACTAAATTTTACATCAACTGCGGAGTTTATGCGTCGATTTTTGACACCACGCTTGGTAAAAATGCGCGTCTTTACCCCAAAGAGTATGAGTGTCATTTTAGAGAGAGGATCTCGGCTATCCTCAAAGAAAAAGATGGATACTTTATCGATCAAAATACCGACGTAAGCGAGCTTGGCAAAAAGCTGACGCAGGATCTGAATTTAGCGATCAAATTCTTTGACGAGATAAAAAACGCCGATGATCTTGTGAAAATTTTATTAGCTAAGGGTGGGCTAAATTTGATAGATACGATTTTTGAATACCTTTTAGCAACCAAAAATGAGAAAAATTTCATAGAACAAAGCTGGAAGCTTCATGCAAAATACGGAAATGAAGCAAGATGGCAAATTTTTGAAAATAAGATAAATAAAATGCTCGAAAAATATGGGCTAGAAAAGGTAAATTTTAATGAAATGGTAAAAAGGTCGGACTAGCCGACCTTGAAATCAAGCTGTCTTGCGCCCTAGATGCTTATTGATAAGCCTTGTGATCTCTTCGCCGTGAGGAAATCTCGCCTCATCGTTACCGATTCGATCTTTTTTTGAAAATATCACGTCGCCATCAACTTCGACGATAAAATTTCCACCGTCTCCAATGACTAAATCAACTCTTGCATCGCCGAAATTCTTTTTTATCTCATCTTCTACACGAGAAGCTACCGGACGATAGTTTCAAGAGTTGCAGTAAATGATTTTTACGTGCATCGCTCTTTCCTTTCTTTTGAGATAGGCCTTGATATTAGCATAAATTTATTAACGAGCAGTATAATTAGAAAAATTTAAGGAGTGAAAAATGAAAAGAGTTGCGGTGATTTTTGCTAACGGTTTTGAGGAAATAGAGGCTTTGAGCGTTGTGGATATTTTAAGGAGAGCCGACATAGACGCTTTGTGTGTAGGGCTTGATAGGGCTTTGGTGGTCGGATCTCACGGCGTTAGCGTGAAAGTCGATCTGCTACTTAGCGAGCTAAGAGAGATAGAGCTCGATGCTATCGTGCTTCCCGGAGGACTACCCGGTGCACAAAATTTAGCAGACAGCAAGGAGCTTGGTGAAATTCTAAGACGCTTTGATGATAACGGCAAGCTAATCTGCGCGATCTGTGCCGCACCGATGGCATTGGCAAAAGCGGGTGTTTTAAAAGACGCTTTTACTTGTTATCCCGGCTTCGAGACAAACGTGAGAGCCGATAAAAATGGCTACATCAGTGATAAAAACGTGATCTGCGATCATAACATAATGACATCTAGAGGACCTGCAACTGCTATGGAATTTGCCCTTGAGATCGTCAAAGAGCTAAACGGCACAAGCTCGTATGAGAGCGTTAGAGACGGATTGCTTTATCATAGTTTATAAAAAATATGTAATTACACATTTTAAAATTTTGATTTAAAAAAGGGCTTTGAATTTAGTTTTTAAACTGGAGTGCGACTTCGATTTTTACGGTGATATATAACTTTTAAGGTTTATTTTTTAAAAATTTTATCGTAAAAATAAAATTTCATAGCTTTTTTGCTCAAAATTTAGGTATCATTTCAATAACCGAATAATTCGGAAATTTTTTTAAGGGAATGTTCCTGTGAATATTTATGTAGGAAATTTGTCATATCGTATGACAGAGGCAGAGTTGAAGGAAGCTTTTGCGCAGTTTGGCGAGGTAAAGCGTGCAAAAATCGTTAAAGATCGCGATACAAATCGCTCAAAAGGTTTTGGATTTGTTGAAATGGACGACGCGAACGAGGGTCAAAGAGCTATCGACGCGCTTAATGATAAGGAACTGGGCGGACGCACTCTAAGAGTAAATGAAGCTCGCCCGAAAGAGTAAAATCACCCTGCCGTCAAGCTTTGGCGGCATCATCTCACGTATAGCCCCCACACCAAGCGGCTACCTTCATCTTGGCAATGTTTACAACTTCTTGCTGACCTATCTCTTTACTCGTGCAAAGGGTGGCTTTTTAAATTTACGCATCGATGACTACGATATTGGCAGATATAGGCGCGAATTCGTGCAAAATATCTTTGACGTGCTCGAATTTTTACAGCTTGATTATGACGGCGGAGCTAGGAATTTAGCTCAGTTTGAAGCCAAATTCAGCTTTAAATTCAGACTGAACGAATATAAAAAAGCGCTTGACGGCTTAAAGGGTGAAATTTACGCTTGTGAGTGCTCAAAGCATACGCCAAATGCCTATAAAAACGGCATTTATCAAGGTCTTTGCAGGTATAAAAATTTAAAATTCACAAAAGGGCTCACTTCGCTTAAAATTTTAGTCGATAGCAGCGACGAGCTTGGCCGTGAGGTCGGTGAAAATTTAGGCGATTTCATGCTTTATAAAAAGGATGACACTCCCGCTTACAACCTAGCTAGCGTCGTGGACGACGAGCTTCTTGGTGTAAATTTCGTAGTTAGAGGAGAGGATCTACTGGGCTGCACGCAGGCTCAAATTTATCTATCAAGGCGCTTAGGTTATAAATTTCAAAATGCAAATTTTATCCACCACGCCCTTTTCATGGACGGGGACAAAAAGCTATCCAAATCATCGAATGCTCCTGCGATCGACTTTAAAAACGGGGCGAAATTTTACTACAAGATAGTAGCCGATCGGCTCGCACTAAACCCGCTTTGTTGCGACAAACTATCAAATTTAGCCTACGAATTTAAAATTTCTCAAAGCAAAATACAAGCCCTCTAAAAGTTAAATTTCGCTACCATTTGGCTATTAAAAAGGAAGCAAAATGAGCGATTTCACACATCTTCATCTACACACCGAGTATTCACTGCTTGACGGGGCGAATAAGATAAAAGAGCTGGCTCACGTCCTGCATGAGCGCGGTGACACGAGCGCAGCCATAACCGATCACGGCAATATGTTCGGGGCGATAGATTTTTACAAAACGATGAAAAAAGAGGGCATAAAGCCGCTTATTGGCATCGAGGCTTATATCCACAACGCCGATGATCTGGGCGATAAGAGCAGCAAACAGCGCTTCCACTTGATCTTGATCGCTAAAAACGAGACCGGCTATAAAAATCTGATGTATCTTAGCTCGATGAGCTACATCGAGGGCTTTTACTACTATCCTAGGATCAATAAAAAAATTTTAAAAGAGCACAGCGAGGGCATCATTTGCTCGTCAGCCTGCCTTCAAGGCGAGGTGAGCTGGCATCTAAATTTAAGCGAGCGAAACCTGAAATACGGCGCCAAAGGCTACGAAAAGGCAAAAGAGGTCGCGCTGGAATACAAAGAAATTTTCGGCGATGATTTTTACCTTGAGATCATGCGCCACGGCATCGGCGATCAGCGCAGGATAGATGACGATATCCTAAGGATCGCAAAGGAAACTGGCATAAAGGTCATCGCCACGAACGATACGCACTACACCTTCAAAGAGCGTGCCGACGCACACGAGGTGTTTATGTGTATCGCTATGAACAAACTACTTGACGATCCAAACCGCCTGCGCCACAGCGTGCATGAGTTTTTCGTAAAGAGCGAAGACGAGATGAAGCGCCTGTTTTTAGACATCCCGGAAGTCATCGAAAATACAAAAGAGATCGTGCAAAAGTGCAACCTCGAGATAAAGCTGGGTAACCCTACGCCTCCAAATTTTAAATTTACTCTTGAATGTGCGGCCGAGCGCGGGCTAAATTTACCGGAGCCCAAAAACAGATATAGCTTTAAAAACGATGCCGTATTTTTCGAGTATGAGTGCAAAAAAGGGCTTGAAGAGAGGCTGAAATTCGTCCCTGAAAATTTACACGAGGAGTATAAAAAGCGCCTCGAGCGAGAGATCGAGATCATAAATAAGATGAATTTCCCGGGCTATATGATGATAGTTTGGGATTTTATAAACGAGGCCAAGAGCCGCGGCGTACCGGTAGGCCCCGGACGAGGATCCGCCGCTGGCAGCTTGGTCGCTTATTCGCTAAAGATCACCGACCTTGATCCTATACCATACAACCTGCTTTTTGAGAGGTTCTTAAACCCTGAGCGCGTGAGCATGCCTGATATCGACGTGGACTTTTGCCAAAGCAGACGCGGCGAGATCATCGACTACGTCACGCAAAAATACGGCAAGTATAACGTCGCGGGCGTCATCACCTTTGGTAAACTGCTTGCAAAGGGCGTCATACGCGATGTCGCACGTGTTTGCGACATGCCATACGCCGAGGCTGACGCGATGGCAAAGCTCATACCTGACGAGCTTGGCATCACGCTAAAAGATGCATTTGAAAAAGAGCCAAAGATCAAAGAGCTGATCGACAAAAATCCAAAGGCGGCTAAAATTTGGAAATTTGCGCTCGATCTTGAGGGCCTAAACCGAAATGCCGGCCAGCACGCAGCGGGCGTAGTCATCTCAAACGAAGAGCTATGGAACAAAACGCCGCTCTTTCGCCAGCCAAACAGCCCCGAGGATCGCTACGTGACGCAGTATAGCCTCAAATACCTCGAGGATGTCGACCTGATAAAATTCGACTTTCTCGGGCTAAAGACGCTTACGGTGATCGACAACGCCATAAAGCTGGTCAAACGCCGCACCGGTAAGGACGTCATTTGGGAGCAGATAGATAAAAACGACAAGCCTGTTTATGACATGATACAAAGCGGCCAGGCGATCGGCATCTTCCAGATAGAGGGCGAGGGCATGAGAAAGCTAGGCACCAGCCTGCGTCCGGACTGCTTCGAGGATATCGTCGCGATGCTGGCGCTCTACCGCCCGGGACCGATGGAAAGCGGCATGCTGGATGACTTCGTCAAAAGAAAACACGGCGAAGCGGCGATCACATACGCGTTTAAGGAGCTTGAGCCGATCCTAGCGCCGACATACGGAGTCATCGTCTATCAAGAGCAAGTCATGCAGATAGTCCAAAAGATCGGCGGCTTTAGCCTAGGAGGCGCCGACCTCGTCCGCCGTGCGATGGGTAAAAAAGACCCAGAGCTACTTCGCCAGCAAAAAGAGCTCTTTGTCGAAGGCGCTAAAAAAGAGGGCTTTAACGTGCAAAAATCTGGCGATTTGTTTGATCTGATCTTGAAATTTGCGGGTTATGGCTTTAATAAATCACACTCCGCAGCCTACGCTTACGTGACCTTTCAAACGGCCTTTTTAAAGGCTTATTACCCGGCTGAATTTATGGCTGCGCTACTAACCAGCGAGGAGAGCAACGTCGATAAGATCGTTCGCTACATCGATGAGAGCAAACGCCTAAAAATCGATGTCCTGGCACCGTCGATCAACAAGTCGATGAAGGAATTCAGCGTCGTGGACAACGGCGGACACGATGGTATCATCTTTGGCCTTGGCGCGATAAAGGGCGTGGGCGGTGCAGCTATCGAAAACATCATCTATGAGCGCGAAAACGGCGGGGAATTTAAAGATTTTAACGACCTGGTCTCAAGGATAGATGCATTCAAGGTCAATAAAAAGGTCTTTGAAAGCCTCATAAAGGCGGGCTGCTTCGATGAATTCGGCCATACTCGCAAGATGCTTTTAGCAAACATAGAAAATATAATCGAAGCTTGCAAAAACGCCGCTCAGATACGCAAAAATGCGGCCCAGAGCCTATTTGGCGAGGACGAGAGCATGAACGACGTGAAGATAAATTTTGATCCTGTGGACGGCGAATACGACATCAAGCAGATATTAAAATTCGAGCAAGAAAGCGTGGGTATCTACCTCTCGGGACATCCGCTTGATGACTACCGCGAGAAGATAAGCCAGATCAAATACACCCTCAGCTCGGAATTTGAAAATTTACCGCAAAGCGCCGAGATCTTGGTCGTCGGCAAGATCGAGGACTTTAGCACACGTATAACAAAGAGCGGCAA containing:
- the serA gene encoding phosphoglycerate dehydrogenase translates to MKTIIVCDAIHPVGFELLKKEEDIKIIDAVNVPKDELLKILGEADVAITRSSTEVNEAFLNAGKKLKAIVRAGVGVDNVDIDGCSRRGIIAMNVPTANTIAAVELTMAHMLAAARSLEYAHNDLKLNRIWKREKWYGVELFNKTLGIIGFGNIGSRVAARAKAFGMNIVAYDPYIDPSKVIDMGGTYTKNFDDILKCDFITIHTPKTKETTNMIGRDEIAKMKDGVRLINCARGGLYNEEALEEALKSGKVAFAGIDVFTKEPATSHPLLELDNVSVTPHLGANTLESQRNIAVEAVEQAISAARAISYPNALNLPIKTEDLPPFIEPYVDLVSKMAFLGAQINKKEIKAIRIEAEGQIGEFANSMLTFALVGVLKESLGDAINYVNAKFICDEKGIANEAIIVPQSGYNNKISVKITTESDVTTISGTVFGETEQRIVGINGFKTDFKPKGKMIIFKNHDVPGVIAQISKILADEKINIADFRLGRGDNGMALAVILVDENISKETLAKLNALDTCVWAQYAVI
- the efp gene encoding elongation factor P, coding for MAYSMGDLKKGLKIEIEGVPYKIVEYQHVKPGKGAAFVRAKIKSFVDGKVLEKTFHAGDKCEQPHLEEKEMQYLYDDGEFCQFMDTTTYEQVAISDEDVGDVKKWMIDGMMVEILFHNGKAIGVEVPQVVELKIVETPPNFKGDTQGGKKPATLESGAVVQIPFHVLEGEVIRVDTVRGEYIERANK
- a CDS encoding 4-hydroxy-3-methylbut-2-enyl diphosphate reductase; the protein is MKIELASSYGFCFGVKRAIKIAENAGDAATIGPLIHNNEEINRLATNFNVKTLNGINELKDEKKAIIRTHGITKSDLAELKKTDIKVIDATCPFVTKPQQICEDMSNAGYDVVIFGDENHPEVKGVKSYASGKVYVVLDESELEGVKFRQKVALVSQTTRKVEKFIQIANYLMLRVKEVRVFNTICNATFENQEAVKNLAKRADVMIVIGGKNSSNTKQLYLISKNFCEDSYLIESEHEVEKSWFEGKNLCGISAGASTPDWIIQKVVDVIEKF
- a CDS encoding SelT/SelW/SelH family (seleno)protein, encoding MHVKIIYCNSUNYRPVASRVEDEIKKNFGDARVDLVIGDGGNFIVEVDGDVIFSKKDRIGNDEARFPHGEEITRLINKHLGRKTA
- the aroA gene encoding 3-phosphoshikimate 1-carboxyvinyltransferase; its protein translation is MKVRILNEPINAELSRIAADKSISHRCAIFSLLSNKPSHVRNYLKAGDTLNTLDIVKALGAQIQERGEELIITPPEKILEPDVVLECGNSGTAMRLFMGLLAAQEGFFVLSGDKYLNRRPMARVAKPLVAVGAKIDGANEANTAPLCIRGKKLERFKYDSPVASAQVKSALLLAALYSNGCEFSEPELSRDHTERMLRGMGAKIKTQGASIALEPMDAPLAPLDIDVPNDPSSAFFFAVAACIIPNSHIVLRNVLLNETRIEAYKILQKMGAGIKFKEISGKYESIGDIEIRYAALNAVEVSENISWLIDEAPALAIAFANAKGTSVLKNAKELRVKECDRIAVTVAGLKKCGVTARELEDGFEVSGCDASCAIIDSHGDHRIAMSFAVLGLKCGMIIEKSEFIATSFPNFISILRKIGASVED
- a CDS encoding DUF4304 domain-containing protein; this translates as MKEIFETLIKQTAKPLLKENGFTKKGLNFFKKQNELIFTINFQKSSTNSPFETKFYINCGVYASIFDTTLGKNARLYPKEYECHFRERISAILKEKDGYFIDQNTDVSELGKKLTQDLNLAIKFFDEIKNADDLVKILLAKGGLNLIDTIFEYLLATKNEKNFIEQSWKLHAKYGNEARWQIFENKINKMLEKYGLEKVNFNEMVKRSD
- a CDS encoding RNA recognition motif domain-containing protein — its product is MNIYVGNLSYRMTEAELKEAFAQFGEVKRAKIVKDRDTNRSKGFGFVEMDDANEGQRAIDALNDKELGGRTLRVNEARPKE
- a CDS encoding DJ-1 family glyoxalase III encodes the protein MKRVAVIFANGFEEIEALSVVDILRRADIDALCVGLDRALVVGSHGVSVKVDLLLSELREIELDAIVLPGGLPGAQNLADSKELGEILRRFDDNGKLICAICAAPMALAKAGVLKDAFTCYPGFETNVRADKNGYISDKNVICDHNIMTSRGPATAMEFALEIVKELNGTSSYESVRDGLLYHSL
- a CDS encoding 30S ribosomal protein S1, yielding MAVNKSVQLSKAKDEDIEDIDFAAMLEESFKKTEEDSDGVIVDIKGDEVLVNVGKKSEGILNISEITDANGDLMYKVGDTIKVAITGSRGGRPIVSHKKALKKEKVKAFIEAYDPENSGEIDVKIVNKNKGGFVAQDANGVEFFLPKTQSGFKNANDVVGKSYKVRVIKVDKDENSIVVSRKKILDDDRKKRKEALANIVDNADVIEGTIKKITTYGMFVDVGGVDGLVHYSEISYKGPVNPSSLYNEGDKVLVKVISYDNEKRHLSLSIKAAMPDPWEEILSDGLEVGDTIKVIVSNIEPYGAFVDLGNDIEGFLHISEISWDKNIKNPKDHISEGQEIDVEVIEIDAKGHRLRVSLKNLLPKPFDEFKAKFKEGDVVKGVVTTVTNFGAFIRIDCVEGLLHNEDASWDRNDKCKDMFKPGDEVEVKIIKIDNAEQKISLSLKDLKQSPVQEFANKFNVGDIVKGTIRDIKDFGVFVELGDNVDALIRKEDLGSVDAQSLKIGDEIEAAIAFIDEKKNRIRLSIRRLAKQKEREVLNEINDNDKVTLGDIIKEQLQ